CGTAAAAGTCCTCCGCGGGCAGTTACGCGGCCTTGGCTAACCGCTTCACCAGCAATCGTAGCGTGCCCAGATAGACCCAGGCCTCGCTTACCCCAGGGTTCTCCTCATAGTCCTTGGCAAGACGCCGGTTCCGCCCCAGCCAGGCAAAGGTCCTTCTCCAGCTCCAAACCCAGGGAAGAAGCCGTTTCCTCCAGACCCCGGTACCCCGAGTCCGCAAAAAGCCTCCGCGCCCGTGGCCACAAGGAGAGGTCCGTCCCCGCCAGAAAGGCCTGCCCACCCCACCCATCATGCTCATGAGCCGGGTGGACAAAGACCTTCAGGAGTAGGATCTGGCGCTTTCTTCCTTTTCAGGCCCAGGAATGGGTAGTAATTTGGGTTAGTTTAGCTTTAACCCAGGTTTCGTGTGGCAGAGATCACGCACCTGGCCCGGCGGAGCACCTAGAGTAAGTTGCATGAAAGAGTGGCCCTTAGGTACCGTTTTTGTCTTTTCGGATGGCAGGAGCAAACGTTTGACCCTGGACAACTTTGACTCGCCCGAGTTTAAACGGCTACGCCGCTGGCCACTTGAACCCCATCCGGATGTGATCAGGGTGGAAACCTACGAGGATCAAAAAAAACTGGACTTGGGTGAAGCTCGGAGGGTTCTCCTTTCAGATGGAGAGTTTCCTCCCGTTGCCTGCCGCCCTCGGCGCTTTCAGCGTGGGCAGATCAATGTGTTTGCGCTAGATATACACACCGAAGGTGGTCCTGGAACTTACATAAGAGCACCTATTGCGGAGATCACTTATAAGCTAAAATACAAGCTCCAAGGCTGGCATGAAAAAGAAAAAAAGAATCTTGCGCAGCTAGCGGCCTCTTCAATGGCTTTCTACCTGAAGCACAAGAGCCACATAGCAGCCGTACATCTTGCTACTTTGGAAGCCATTGTGCCCATACCCCCAAGTAAAAATCGTCCCTTTCAACCCGTTTATCTGTTAGCAGAGGCTTTGGGTCAAGTATTAGGCCTGCCAGTGTTGCGCATTTTAGACCAGACTGGAGGTCCTTCCATGAAGCGCGCCCCGTCGGAGAAACGTTTCGAGAAAATATATGAGCGGATGCAGGTGACAGAAAAAGGGCTACTTCCCAGGCGCATCCTGCTTTTGGATGACTTATTGGACACTGGCGCCACAATGAGTGCAGCCATTTCCCGCTTGCAAGAAAACGGCGTGCGACATATTCACCCCGTGACCTTCACGGCTACCCGGAAGCGGGCGCCACTTGCTCGTGGCCGTGAGGCAGATTTCCAGGGCACGTGATGGGTTGAAGGATTAGGTGCGGTAACATCGAACCATGCATTCAGAATCCCTTCCCCAGCTAGTCCCCGGGGATTCTCTCTACCCCCAGCGGCTCCTATCCCTTAAGGCGCCCCCCAAGCTGTATTACATAGGTGATGCACAGTTAGCGAACTCCCAACGAACTATCGCCATAATAGGTTCTCGGCATGCAACAGAGGATGCACTCTCTTGGGCTCGAAAAGCAGGGCGCCACTTCGCCAGTAAAGGGTATGTGGTGGTTTCGGGTCTGGCAAAGGGCGTGGATCTCTTAGCTACCCAAGGCGCTTTAGAAACTGGGAAAGCTGTGGCCGTAGTTCCTTTTGGCCTAATTTCCAAGGAGGCTAGAGCGAGGCTAAGAGACTTGAGCCCTTATTTGGAGGAGCAACTTTTAGTGCTTTCGGCGCTGGAGCCGTACGCCCCTTGGAGAGCCCAATATGCCATGTGGC
The Thermus aquaticus DNA segment above includes these coding regions:
- a CDS encoding DNA-processing protein DprA — encoded protein: MHSESLPQLVPGDSLYPQRLLSLKAPPKLYYIGDAQLANSQRTIAIIGSRHATEDALSWARKAGRHFASKGYVVVSGLAKGVDLLATQGALETGKAVAVVPFGLISKEARARLRDLSPYLEEQLLVLSALEPYAPWRAQYAMWRNRLVVGLADVVLVVQTGLKETLKEGKKGPKRTKSGTWAAAEEARRLGRPVFVLNLPTEGNQALIREGWVRSIPPGEEGFYRIEDFLANLPQKAALPRQGELLFPAE